In Kushneria marisflavi, the following are encoded in one genomic region:
- the mmuM gene encoding homocysteine S-methyltransferase — protein MTTTPDPIARALLDHPLLIVDGALATELEARGCDLNDSLWSARVLAETPDLIRQVHLDYFRAGADIAITSSYQATIEGYMARGMSEAEALELITRSVSLAAEARDDFWNEGGHEGRPRPLVAASVGPYGAYLADGSEYRGHYDIDEAGLVAFHRARLAALAAAGADVLACETLPSLVEAKALVTVLREFPDMSAWITFTARDGEHISEGTPIAECARWLNDQPQVAALGVNCTALEHIPSLLEQMSAVTDKPLIVYPNSGETYDATSKTWQGGCDVAHGAGFGEQAAQWYARGARLIGGCCRTTPEDIRSIAAFRAGL, from the coding sequence ATGACCACGACGCCTGATCCCATTGCCCGGGCCCTGCTCGATCACCCGCTGCTGATCGTTGACGGGGCGCTGGCCACTGAACTTGAAGCGCGCGGCTGTGACCTTAACGACAGCCTCTGGTCGGCACGCGTGCTGGCAGAAACCCCCGACCTGATCCGCCAGGTGCATCTTGATTACTTCCGCGCCGGTGCCGATATCGCCATCACGTCAAGCTATCAGGCCACCATTGAGGGTTATATGGCTCGCGGCATGAGCGAGGCCGAGGCGCTTGAGCTGATCACGCGTTCGGTCAGCCTGGCGGCCGAGGCACGTGATGATTTCTGGAATGAGGGCGGTCACGAAGGGCGGCCAAGGCCGCTGGTGGCGGCCTCGGTCGGCCCCTATGGGGCGTACCTGGCCGACGGCTCGGAGTACCGTGGCCACTATGATATCGATGAGGCCGGGCTGGTGGCCTTTCATCGTGCCCGCCTGGCCGCCCTGGCGGCGGCTGGTGCTGACGTACTGGCCTGTGAAACCCTGCCCTCGCTCGTCGAAGCGAAAGCCCTGGTCACGGTGCTGCGGGAATTTCCCGACATGAGCGCCTGGATCACCTTTACCGCCCGTGACGGCGAGCACATCAGTGAAGGCACGCCGATCGCCGAATGTGCCCGCTGGCTCAATGACCAGCCGCAGGTGGCCGCACTCGGCGTTAACTGCACCGCACTCGAACACATCCCGTCGCTGCTTGAGCAGATGTCGGCCGTGACCGACAAGCCGCTAATCGTTTATCCCAACTCGGGCGAAACCTATGACGCGACCAGCAAGACCTGGCAGGGCGGCTGTGATGTCGCCCACGGCGCCGGTTTTGGTGAGCAGGCTGCGCAGTGGTACGCGCGCGGCGCACGTCTGATCGGCGGCTGCTGTCGCACCACGCCCGAGGATATTCGGTCAATTGCGGCCTTTCGTGCCGGACTTTGA
- the lldD gene encoding FMN-dependent L-lactate dehydrogenase LldD, producing MIISASTDYRAAARRRLPPFLFHYLDGGAYAEYTMRRNVEDLGSVALRQRVLRNMSELSLETELFGERLAMPVALAPVGLCGMYARRGEVQAATAAAEKGIPFTLSTVSVCSIEEVTAELSRPMWFQLYVLKDRGFMKNALERAWAAGVRTLVFTVDMPTPGARYRDAHSGMSGKHAALRRMWQACTHPLWAWDVGLHGRPHDLGNISAYRGHPTGLEDYIGWLAKNFDPSISWQDLEWIRDFWQGPMIIKGILDPEDARDAVRFGADGIVVSNHGGRQLDGVLSSARALPEIASAVKGELKILADSGIRNGLDVVRMIALGADTVLLGRAFVHALATHGRAGVVNLLELIEKEMRVAMTLTGASTISNITSDVLVPQSGSVID from the coding sequence ATGATCATTTCAGCCTCTACCGATTACCGCGCAGCCGCCAGACGGCGGCTGCCGCCCTTTCTGTTTCACTATCTCGACGGCGGCGCCTACGCCGAGTACACCATGCGGCGCAACGTGGAGGATCTTGGCAGCGTTGCCCTGCGTCAGCGCGTGTTGAGAAACATGTCCGAGCTGAGCCTTGAAACGGAGCTTTTCGGTGAGCGCCTAGCGATGCCGGTGGCGCTGGCGCCGGTCGGGCTGTGCGGCATGTATGCCCGCCGCGGTGAAGTCCAGGCCGCCACGGCCGCAGCAGAAAAGGGCATTCCCTTTACCCTGTCGACCGTCTCGGTGTGCTCGATCGAGGAAGTCACCGCCGAGCTGTCCCGCCCCATGTGGTTTCAGCTCTATGTACTCAAGGACCGGGGGTTCATGAAAAATGCCCTGGAGCGGGCCTGGGCGGCAGGCGTTCGCACGCTGGTCTTTACCGTGGACATGCCAACGCCCGGGGCCCGCTATCGTGACGCGCACTCCGGCATGAGCGGCAAACACGCCGCCCTTCGTCGCATGTGGCAGGCGTGTACCCATCCGCTCTGGGCCTGGGATGTCGGTCTGCACGGCCGCCCGCACGATCTGGGCAACATCTCCGCCTACCGAGGTCATCCGACGGGACTTGAAGATTATATTGGCTGGCTGGCCAAAAACTTCGATCCCTCCATTTCCTGGCAGGATCTGGAGTGGATTCGCGATTTCTGGCAAGGCCCCATGATCATCAAGGGTATTCTCGATCCGGAAGATGCCCGGGATGCCGTGCGCTTTGGCGCCGATGGCATTGTCGTCTCCAACCACGGCGGGCGACAGCTTGACGGCGTGCTTTCAAGCGCTCGTGCGTTGCCGGAGATCGCCAGTGCGGTCAAGGGAGAGCTCAAGATCCTTGCCGACTCGGGAATTCGCAATGGTCTTGATGTGGTCCGCATGATTGCGCTGGGCGCAGATACGGTGCTGCTGGGCCGCGCCTTTGTCCATGCGCTGGCAACCCACGGCCGGGCCGGCGTGGTGAACCTGCTGGAACTGATCGAAAAGGAGATGCGTGTGGCCATGACGCTGACGGGGGCCAGCACCATCAGTAACATCACAAGTGATGTTCTGGTGCCGCAGTCCGGCTCGGTCATCGACTAG
- a CDS encoding GntR family transcriptional regulator, whose amino-acid sequence MEVGQVRHRRLADGIVEQLQSMILEGTLKPGERLPAERALAEQFGVSRPSLREAIQRLTANGLLSSRQGGGTYVTPSLGATFGDPLLLLLENSPDAQRDLLEFRHTLEGACAFYAAQRATEPDRERLQAAFDRLQHCYQNVGPTTQAEEGAADAGFHLAIAEASHNGVLLHTIRGLFDLLKRNVVTNIGGMYAQRVETREILSSQHLELFEAVISRQPEAAREVAQRHIHYVQEVLSEVHAEAQRMARARRRS is encoded by the coding sequence ATGGAAGTCGGTCAGGTTCGCCATCGCAGGCTGGCGGATGGCATTGTCGAGCAGCTACAGTCGATGATTCTCGAGGGCACCCTCAAGCCGGGCGAACGATTGCCGGCAGAACGGGCGCTGGCCGAACAGTTCGGCGTTTCCAGGCCCTCATTGCGTGAGGCCATTCAGCGCCTGACGGCCAACGGGCTGCTCAGCAGCCGACAGGGTGGTGGCACTTACGTGACGCCTTCGCTGGGGGCAACCTTTGGTGACCCGTTGCTGCTGTTGCTGGAAAATAGCCCCGACGCCCAGCGGGATCTCCTTGAGTTCCGGCATACGCTGGAAGGGGCCTGTGCGTTTTATGCCGCACAGCGCGCCACGGAACCGGATCGTGAGCGACTGCAGGCCGCCTTTGATCGGCTACAGCACTGCTATCAGAACGTGGGGCCGACCACGCAGGCTGAAGAGGGGGCAGCGGATGCGGGGTTTCATCTGGCGATTGCCGAGGCCAGCCATAACGGCGTGCTGTTGCATACGATTCGTGGGCTTTTTGATCTGCTCAAGCGTAACGTGGTGACCAATATCGGCGGGATGTATGCCCAGCGTGTCGAAACCCGCGAGATCCTCTCGAGCCAGCATCTTGAGCTGTTTGAGGCGGTCATAAGTCGACAGCCCGAGGCGGCACGCGAGGTCGCTCAGCGTCATATCCACTATGTGCAGGAGGTATTGTCGGAAGTCCATGCCGAGGCACAGCGCATGGCCCGCGCCCGTCGCCGAAGTTGA
- a CDS encoding L-lactate permease has product MTPGLLALLAIAPIIVAGILLIGLRWPASRAMPVVYLLSVLIALSGWSMSFERVLASTLQGLIITIGVLWIIFGAILLLNTLQHSGAIRAIHAGFTTISPDRRVQAIIIAWLFGSFIEGASGFGTTAAIAAPLLVAMGFPAMAAVLMGMLVQSTPVSFGAVGTPIVIGVTTGLDSVTLTDQLIARGSSWELFLQQITNGTAITHAIVGTIMPLIMVLMLTRFFGEKKSWKAGFEILPFALFAGLALTLPYLVTGIFLGPEFPSLLGGLVGLVIVVTAARLRFLTPKTVWDFAEPKEWPAEWMGTLQVRIDDLTTRPMSQWLAWLPYVLVGALLVISRVFPEVTAALKSLSFGMTNILNEEGISASVEPLFLPGGILVFVALLTVGLHRMRLRALGAAASESGQVLLKAGFVLLFTVPMVRILINSGINAADLPSMPIAMARYVADSVGGIYPLMAPTVGAMGAFLAGSNTVSNMMFSQFQFGVAETLGISGAFIVSIQAVGAAAGNMIAIHNIVAASATVGLIGREGITLRKTIWPTLYYVLLTGIIGLVACYALGVRDPLMGG; this is encoded by the coding sequence ATGACACCCGGTCTGCTTGCCCTGCTCGCCATTGCGCCCATTATCGTTGCCGGCATACTGCTGATCGGCCTGCGCTGGCCCGCCAGCCGCGCCATGCCGGTGGTCTATCTGCTCAGCGTGCTGATTGCCCTGTCTGGCTGGAGCATGAGCTTCGAGCGCGTGCTCGCGTCCACGCTGCAGGGGCTGATCATCACCATTGGCGTGCTCTGGATCATTTTCGGCGCCATCCTGCTGCTTAACACGCTGCAGCACTCGGGCGCGATCAGGGCGATTCATGCCGGCTTTACCACCATCAGCCCGGATCGTCGCGTACAGGCCATCATCATTGCCTGGCTGTTTGGCAGCTTCATCGAAGGCGCCTCCGGCTTTGGGACCACGGCCGCCATTGCCGCACCGCTGCTGGTCGCCATGGGCTTTCCTGCCATGGCGGCCGTGCTGATGGGCATGCTGGTACAGAGCACCCCGGTCTCCTTTGGCGCCGTGGGCACCCCCATTGTCATTGGCGTTACGACCGGGCTGGACAGCGTGACCCTGACCGATCAACTCATCGCGCGCGGCTCAAGCTGGGAGCTCTTTTTACAGCAGATCACCAACGGTACCGCGATCACCCACGCCATTGTCGGCACCATCATGCCGCTGATCATGGTGTTGATGCTGACGCGCTTTTTCGGCGAAAAGAAAAGCTGGAAGGCCGGCTTCGAGATTCTGCCCTTTGCGCTGTTTGCAGGGCTGGCGCTGACCCTCCCCTACCTTGTGACCGGCATTTTCCTCGGGCCGGAATTCCCCTCCCTGCTGGGCGGTCTGGTGGGTCTGGTCATCGTCGTGACCGCCGCTCGCCTGCGCTTTCTGACGCCTAAAACGGTCTGGGACTTTGCCGAGCCCAAAGAATGGCCGGCCGAATGGATGGGCACGCTACAGGTCAGAATCGACGATCTCACCACCCGCCCCATGAGCCAGTGGCTGGCCTGGCTGCCCTACGTGCTGGTGGGCGCCCTGCTGGTGATCAGCCGCGTTTTCCCGGAAGTGACGGCGGCGCTTAAATCGCTGAGCTTTGGCATGACCAACATCCTGAATGAGGAAGGCATCAGCGCCAGCGTCGAGCCGCTGTTTCTGCCCGGCGGTATTCTTGTGTTCGTGGCACTTCTCACCGTGGGGCTTCATCGCATGCGCCTGCGCGCACTCGGCGCGGCGGCCAGCGAGTCCGGTCAGGTGCTGCTCAAGGCAGGCTTTGTGCTGCTGTTTACCGTGCCCATGGTGCGCATCCTGATCAACTCAGGGATCAATGCCGCCGACCTTCCGAGCATGCCGATTGCGATGGCGCGCTACGTGGCCGACAGCGTCGGCGGTATCTATCCCCTGATGGCGCCAACCGTTGGCGCGATGGGGGCGTTTCTGGCCGGTTCCAACACCGTCAGCAACATGATGTTCAGCCAGTTCCAGTTCGGCGTGGCCGAAACGCTGGGCATCTCCGGCGCCTTTATCGTCTCCATTCAGGCCGTGGGCGCGGCGGCCGGCAACATGATCGCCATCCACAACATCGTGGCGGCCTCGGCCACGGTCGGATTGATCGGACGGGAAGGCATTACCCTTCGCAAGACGATCTGGCCCACCCTCTACTACGTGCTGTTGACCGGCATTATCGGCCTTGTGGCCTGCTACGCGCTCGGCGTCAGGGACCCGCTCATGGGCGGTTAG
- a CDS encoding helix-turn-helix domain-containing protein, which yields MTSYRVLALLPLAALLSACGDHQEASEGNFRSALQDDIGNMGPAVCLEAPAPRLPFVVDKRAVSEHPELADRVKRADALAKAGLLEREAMSDGRQRYKLTDEGRKLYAREQGLEQGGFCFGKVRVEGIDSFTPAQAIDGGYTVSHVRYSYRIDDLPDWAEDDSLQKAYKGGLEGLEDTHHKRAMMVLTNKGWQTERRFAE from the coding sequence ATGACGTCATATCGCGTGCTGGCACTCTTGCCGCTGGCAGCCCTTTTGAGTGCCTGTGGTGATCATCAGGAAGCCAGCGAAGGTAACTTCCGTTCGGCACTGCAGGACGATATCGGCAACATGGGGCCGGCGGTCTGTCTGGAGGCGCCCGCACCGCGGTTGCCGTTTGTGGTCGACAAGCGCGCTGTCAGCGAACATCCGGAGCTTGCTGACCGCGTCAAGCGCGCCGATGCGCTCGCGAAAGCCGGGCTGCTCGAGCGTGAAGCCATGAGCGATGGACGCCAGCGCTACAAGCTCACCGATGAAGGCCGTAAGCTCTATGCCCGCGAGCAGGGGCTCGAGCAGGGCGGCTTCTGCTTTGGCAAGGTGCGCGTCGAAGGCATCGACAGCTTCACGCCGGCCCAGGCCATCGACGGCGGCTACACCGTCTCCCACGTTCGCTACAGCTACCGGATCGATGACCTGCCCGACTGGGCCGAGGATGACAGCCTGCAAAAGGCCTACAAGGGCGGTCTGGAAGGTCTTGAAGACACCCATCACAAGCGCGCCATGATGGTCCTGACCAACAAGGGATGGCAGACCGAGCGTCGCTTTGCCGAATAA